In Cydia strobilella chromosome 6, ilCydStro3.1, whole genome shotgun sequence, one DNA window encodes the following:
- the LOC134742038 gene encoding uncharacterized protein LOC134742038 gives MFKGFAVFALAFASARGHLAWPGGDFQAVQGLYIKPSSDGTTGDLYVAATEDNGVSSQWLTDQPVNFLAAGSHPKPTALPLFSALSSNALPLEESTSTQKRAAITGPAAKYAYGLPAESGYSSYGYAGIQSPKSEAVPATATKPEASTIASGSAVTQYPYNYLYPHMVQAAYSSALKVLKDAGVGSEDASNNNVVAPYPTSYWPASYYPMHYIMMDPTAWAKKHAAALTTTTAATSVDSDEENTKPE, from the coding sequence atgtttaaaggATTTGCGGTATTCGCACTGGCTTTCGCATCAGCTAGGGGGCATTTAGCGTGGCCTGGAGGTGATTTTCAAGCAGTGCAGGGGCTCTACATTAAGCCCTCCAGCGATGGCACTACAGGAGACCTCTACGTAGCGGCCACGGAAGACAATGGAGTCAGCTCTCAGTGGTTAACCGACCAGCCAGTCAACTTCCTGGCAGCTGGATCACATCCTAAGCCTACCGCTCTTCCTTTATTTTCAGCACTATCTAGTAACGCTCTACCACTTGAGGAATCGACTAGTACTCAGAAGCGTGCCGCAATCACAGGCCCGGCTGCAAAATACGCCTATGGTCTACCTGCGGAATCTGGTTACTCATCATACGGCTATGCTGGTATTCAGTCTCCAAAGTCTGAAGCAGTTCCGGCGACTGCTACCAAGCCAGAGGCTTCTACGATTGCCTCGGGTTCTGCTGTTACTCAATATCCATACAATTACTTGTACCCTCATATGGTGCAGGCCGCCTACTCTAGCGCTTTGAAGGTCTTAAAAGATGCTGGAGTAGGTAGCGAGGATGCGTCTAACAACAATGTGGTTGCTCCGTACCCGACATCTTATTGGCCTGCTTCCTATTACCCCATGCATTACATAATGATGGACCCAACTGCTTGGGCTAAGAAGCATGCCGCCGCTTTGACAACCACAACTGCTGCAACATCAGTAGACTCTGATGAAGAAAATACAAAGCCTGAATga